CTAACGCGGGAACGCCGAAGCGTTGAGTCATGGTGGCGGTGTGCATGATAGTCTCCAACCGCACGACGCGCCGCCGCGCGGTTTCTTAGGTGAAACATGCGAGTTTCCCCTCCAACCGCGCCGGTCATCGGTCCCGCCAGTCGTGGCATCATTACGTAATACGTAATAATGTTCGCCCGGCAGCGCGGCGCGCGGAGGATTCGTCATCGCCGCGCTCCGCGACCGCGCCGCCGCGCAAACTTCGTTGCCAAACCGCGCCGCGCGCGCGTCACATCACGGCGTGAAACCCACCGACCTCGCGTTCAGCCAAGCGCTCGGCCTCGTCGCCGCGCCCGCCGGCGCGGAGCATTTGCTCGAACTGCCGTTCGGCGCGTTCGTGCAGAATCACGTCGGCACGACGCACGCCGCCGCACAGTTCGCCCTCGCCGAGGCCGCCAGCGCCGCCTGTCTCCAACGCGACTTCCCCGCGCTCGATGGGAAGGTCTTCGCCGTCGTGCGCGGCGTGCAGCTCAAATACCGCAAGGCCGGCACCGGCGACCTGCTCGCCTTCGCCCGGCCCGACGACCTCACCCGCGCCAATCTCGTCCGCGATCTCGAGACCAAGACGCGCACCGCCGCGACCGTGCTCGTCGAACTGAAGGACCGCGCCGGCAACGTGACCTTCTCCGGCAGTTTCGATTGGTTCATCGCCCGCGGCGAGACCGCTCCGTGATTCCCATGCGCCTGCGCCTCGCCCTTTCCTTCTGCCTGCTCGCTGTCGCCGCCACCGCGGCCGAGTTGCCGTCCTATTTCGCCGCTGCCCTCGCGCGCTTCACGTCCGACGCCCCGCGCGGCTGGGCCTACACGTTGACCACCACGCGCGAAGGCGACACCTCCGTCGAGCGCTACGATCCGTCGCGTCCCAAGGGCGGCGAATGGACCTTGCTCGAACGCAACGGCCGCGCGGCCACCGCTGACGAGATCGAACGCTACCTCCGCTACAAGGCCAGCAGCACGCCGCCCACCGCGCGCGCCACTTTCGAGAAAGGCGACCTCGACCGCTCGACGTTCGAACTCGTGAGCGAGACCGCGACGAGCGCCGTCTTCCGCGGACGGTTTCGCGAGGACCTGAAGGAGCCGCTGCTCGCGCATCTCCTGCTCGAACTGCAAATCGCCAAGGCCGATCCCGCCGTGCAGTCGTTCACGATGCGCCTGACCGCACCGTTCACGCCCGCGCTCGGCGTGAAAATGCACGAGCTCGAGGTCGCGATGGAATTTTCCCCGCCGAGCGACGACCGGCCGTCCCTCCCCCGCGCCTCGCGCTCCCGCTTCCGCGGCCGGCTTTTCTTCTTCAAGTTGATCGAGGAAGATCTGCGCATCGCCTACTCGGATTTCACGCGCGTCGTGCCGCGTCGGTGACGCAGCGCGCTGGCTGGAGGGCGCGGCTACCGCCGCGCCGCGAACCTCCGCCGCCGCCCGTCTGCCCTGCGGCTCGGCGGTAGCCGAGCCCTCCGAAATCAGCCGCGCCCGCCACAATGACGGGAGCCAGCGATCAGGATGCCGTCCACTTGTAGACCAGCGTGCTCAGCCCCGGCAGCGTGAGCGTCAGCGATTGCGCCTGGCCGTCGCGCGGCTCCGGCGCAGCGAGCCGGCTGCCGAAATTGCCCACGCCGTTGCCGCCGTAGATTTCTGCGTTCGTGTTGAACACTTCGGTCCATTGGCCGGGTTGCGGCACGCCCACGCGATAGTTCGCCCGCTCCACCGGCGTGAAATTGCCGATCACGAGGTAGAACGTCTTCTCGTCGGGCGCGACACGCAGGAAGCTGAGGACGGAATTCTCGCCGTCGTTGGCGTTGACCCAGCGGAAGGAGGACGGGTTGAAGTCGTTCGCCGAGAAGACCGGATCCCCCGCGTAAAGACGGTTCAGATCCCGCACGACCGACTGGATACCGGCATGCAGCGGCGTATCGAGCAGGTGCCAGTCGAGCGAGCCGTCGTGATTCCACTCGTGCCACTGACCGAACTCCGCGCCCATGAAGAGCAGTTTCTTGCCCGGATACGTCCACACGAAGCCGTAGAGTGCGCGCAAGTTCGCGGCCTTGTCCCGGTCGGAGCCGGCGCCCATTTTGCCGAGCATCGACGCCTTCAAGTGCACGACCTCGTCGTGCGAGTAGACCGTGATGAAGTTCTCCGAGTATTGGTAGACCATGCCGAACGTGAGCTTGTTGTGCGCCCACTTCCGGTAGACCGGGTCTTTCTGAAAATAGGCCAGCGTGTCGTGCATCAGGCCCATGTTCCACTTGTAGTCGAAGCCGAGGCCGCCGTCCTTCGTCGGCCGGCTCACCATCGGGAACGCCGTCGATTCCTCCGCGATCGTGACCGCGCCCGGATAATACTGGTGCACGAGATCGTTCACCTGACGGAGGAACGCGATCGCCTCGAGGTTCTCGCGACCACCGTATTTGTTCGGAATCCATTCGCCGGCCTTGCGCGAGTAATCGAGGTAGAGCATCGACGCCACCGCGTCGACGCGCAGGCCGTCGATGTGATAGCGATCGAGCCACGACAGCGCGCTGGCGATGAGAAAGCACCGCACCTCGTGGCGCCCGTAGTTGAAGATCAGCGTGCCCCAATCCATGTGCGCGCCGAGCCGCGGGTCCTCGTGTTCGTAGAGGTGCGAACCGTCGAATTGCGCGAGCGCGAAGCTGTCGCGCGGGAAATGCGCCGGCACCCAATCGACGATCACGCCGATGCCGCGCTGGTGCAGGTGATCGACGAAGAATTGAAAATCCTCCGGCGTGCCGAAGCGGTGCGTCGGCGCAAAATAGCCCGACACCTGGTAGCCCCACGATCCCGTGTAAGGATGCTCCGCGACCGGCATGACCTCGACGTGCGTGAAACCCAGCTTCACGACGTAGTCCGCCAGCAGCGGCGCGATCTCGCGATAGTTCAGCGGCCGCCCGCCATCCTCCGTCACGCGGCGCCACGAGCCGAGGTGCACCTCGTAGACCGACATCGGTTGGTCGACCTTGCCGGCCTGCTCGGCCCGCTTGGCCATCCAAGCATCGTCGCCCCAGGTGTGGTGCTGCACGTTGCGCACGATTGCGGCGTTGTTCGGCGGCGACTCGAAATACGTGCCGTAGGGATCGGTCTTGAGCCGCTGGTGCCCGTGCCGGTCCCACACGGCGAACTTGTAGAGCTCACCCTCGTTCAAGCCCGGCACGAACAGTTCCCACACGCCCGACGCACCGAGCGGCCGCATCGGATGATAGCGCGCATCCCAGCCATTGAAGTTGCCCACGACCGACACACGCGACGCGCTCGGCGCCCACACCGCGAACGCCACGCCGGGCACGTCGCCGAGTTTGCGCAGGTGCGCCCCGAGCTTCTCGTAGATGCGGTGCTCGTTGCCCTCGTTGAAAAGATACAGGTCCTGCTCGCTCAGCGTCGGGAGAAACGAGTAGGCGTTGTAGACTTGGTGGATGTCGCCCCACGAAGTCTGGTAGCGCAGCTGATGGCGGAAGACTGCTTTGCGCTTCGGGATGAACAGCTCGAAAAAACCCTCCGGCGCGAGCAACTCCATCGCCAGCGGCGGCGCGCCCGCGGCATCGAGATCCACGACCTCGCACTTCACCGCGCCGCGCACGAATGCGCGCGCCACCACGCCTTTGCGCCGCCCCACCGTCACCGGGTGCATGCCCAGCCAACCATGCGGGTTCGACTGGCGGTTCTGGAGGAAAGCGTCGAGTTCCGACTGAGGGATAATCACGGTGCCGCCACTCTGTCCGCACGGCCCGATGGGTCTAGCGCAAATCGCCCGGCACAATCTCCGGCAATCCCAGTCGAATTCTCGTTGCGCCACCCCAACCGCCAAGACAGTTGAAACGGATGCTTCGCCGCCTGGCCCTCTGCTTCGTCTTTGCCGCTCTCGCGGGCACCGCCGCGCGCGCCCAGACTGCGGGCGACATGCCAAACGTCACGGGCAAGGAAACCGTCTACGACGACCGCACCAAGGAGCTCGTCGTGCACGGCGCCGCCCGCCTCGTGTGGGGCGAAGTCGTGCTCACCGCCGACGAGCTGCGCTACCGCCGTGAGAGCAACACCGTCAGCGCCTCCGGCCATTTCATCCTCACCCGCGGCGCGCGCCGCCTCGTCGCCGACGAAGGCACCTACGACCTCGCCTCCGGCACGCTGCATGTCCGCAACCTCCGCGTCGGCGAGTTCCCGGTCTACGTCACCGGCGAGTCCGTCGACGGCACCTTCGACCAACTCGTCTTCACCAACGCCACGATCTTCTTCCGCGAGAACGCCGCCTACGCGCCGTCGATCCGCGCTCGCAAAGTCGTCTACGAAAAAGGCCAGATCGTCTCCGGCGAGGGACTCCAACTCGGCCTGCTCGGCGGCCATTTCCTTTCGCTGCCCACCTTTCAGCACAAGCTCGGCACGGAGCTCTTTTCCTACTTCGTCGGCAAGGTCGGCTATCGCGCGAGCCTTGGGCCGTTCGTCGAAGCCGACGGCCGCGTCCCGATCGCCCCTGGCGTGAAAGCCGGCGCCGACATCGGCCTCTACGGCTCGCGCGGCGT
This window of the Candidatus Didemnitutus sp. genome carries:
- the glgB gene encoding 1,4-alpha-glucan branching protein GlgB, producing the protein MIIPQSELDAFLQNRQSNPHGWLGMHPVTVGRRKGVVARAFVRGAVKCEVVDLDAAGAPPLAMELLAPEGFFELFIPKRKAVFRHQLRYQTSWGDIHQVYNAYSFLPTLSEQDLYLFNEGNEHRIYEKLGAHLRKLGDVPGVAFAVWAPSASRVSVVGNFNGWDARYHPMRPLGASGVWELFVPGLNEGELYKFAVWDRHGHQRLKTDPYGTYFESPPNNAAIVRNVQHHTWGDDAWMAKRAEQAGKVDQPMSVYEVHLGSWRRVTEDGGRPLNYREIAPLLADYVVKLGFTHVEVMPVAEHPYTGSWGYQVSGYFAPTHRFGTPEDFQFFVDHLHQRGIGVIVDWVPAHFPRDSFALAQFDGSHLYEHEDPRLGAHMDWGTLIFNYGRHEVRCFLIASALSWLDRYHIDGLRVDAVASMLYLDYSRKAGEWIPNKYGGRENLEAIAFLRQVNDLVHQYYPGAVTIAEESTAFPMVSRPTKDGGLGFDYKWNMGLMHDTLAYFQKDPVYRKWAHNKLTFGMVYQYSENFITVYSHDEVVHLKASMLGKMGAGSDRDKAANLRALYGFVWTYPGKKLLFMGAEFGQWHEWNHDGSLDWHLLDTPLHAGIQSVVRDLNRLYAGDPVFSANDFNPSSFRWVNANDGENSVLSFLRVAPDEKTFYLVIGNFTPVERANYRVGVPQPGQWTEVFNTNAEIYGGNGVGNFGSRLAAPEPRDGQAQSLTLTLPGLSTLVYKWTAS
- a CDS encoding DUF4442 domain-containing protein, whose protein sequence is MKPTDLAFSQALGLVAAPAGAEHLLELPFGAFVQNHVGTTHAAAQFALAEAASAACLQRDFPALDGKVFAVVRGVQLKYRKAGTGDLLAFARPDDLTRANLVRDLETKTRTAATVLVELKDRAGNVTFSGSFDWFIARGETAP